Genomic window (Terriglobia bacterium):
GCAGATCGCGAGTAAAAGCTTTCTAGGAATCCGCTACCATGTTCTTCTCGCGCATCCTTGCCACATACAGCAGGGCTGCTTTCTTCAGGCCGCGGACGCGCGGAAAGAAAACATCAGCCAGCGTGCCCTCAAACTAGCTCCGGCGCATTCGTTGGCGGTACCAGGTGTTAAAGCAACGGAGACAAACTAATGCACCTGATCACCAAGGGGGTACCCCACGCGCCGAGCGTGTTGCTACTGGAGACCCGTGGAAGGTCACGCGACATGCACGCGATGATACTGATGACGCATGGATACGACATTGAATGCACCGCGAGCCCGGCGGAGGCATGGCGGATATGGAAGACGAAACATCCAGATATGGTAATGATAGCGTTGGATGTTTGTGACAGGCGTTTCTTTGAGGTTGTGGAAAGGATCCGCCGTTCGGACACCTCGCAGTTGGTGGGAGTGCTTCGTCCGGCCCTGTGCTCGCTCTCAGTTGATGGGTGCACCGTACGCCGCGCAACACCTCCCGACGACGTGCTCGTCTCCGCGGGAGGGAATTGTCGTGCAATAGGCTCAGCCAAGGTCGCCACAGTGTAGCTGAGCGTGTACGGGGGAGCTATGAAGGTTTACGGACTGAAGTGCAAGAATCCGCGATGCAAGAATGTGTTCGTAATCGGGTTGGAGAAGCAGCCGCGATCGGAATGGGTACAGCCTTTCGGGCGTCAGGCGCAAGAGTGCAATACTTGCCACTCGACAGGAATCTATTACTATGAGGATGTTGGTCTACTGGAAGTTCCCGACGGTCCTATGACGTCATGATGTCGCGCTGGCGGTCAGTCGTGGAATCCGCGGCTTGAGTCGCGGGCTGCAGTCAGAAATGCGCGCAGCTATTTACACAGCAGGAAGGTGTGCAGCGCCTTGTGTACGTGCAAGCTGCCGTTGTAATCGATCAACCCCGATTCTCGAAAACGATTCATGAAATAGCTGACTCGGGAGCGAGTGGTACCCACCATCTCCGCCAGGGTTTCCTGGCTGACATGCAGGACAGCGGTATCGGCCGCATTGCGCTCCCCAAAATGACTCAATCGCAGCAATAAGCGAGCCAGCCGCATCTCGCTCGAATGCAACAGGTGATCGGTGAAATCCTCCTCGACGCGCCCTATGCGTGACAGCAAGTCGAATACAAAGAGACTCGAAAACTCAGGTTCTCGTTGAATGATGTCATTCAAGGTCGATCTCTCCACCGAGGTGACTGTGGAAGACTGGAGGGAGGTCGCGGTCGTCGGCCTCCTCGCGCCCTTCACGAGGCAGCACTGACCGAAAAAGTCACCCTTCCCGAGGATTGCGAGAACCGCTTTCTTGCCGCGCGTGGAGGCAACCGTGAGTTTCACGTGGCCGCTTTCAACGTAGAACATCGCGTTGGCGGCATCCCCCTGTGAATAGATTGTCTCTTTATTCCGATATTCCCGGGTTGCTCTTTGACTTCCTATCTTGCTCATGAGGTCCCCGGACCTGTAGTTCAGGATGCCGTCATTCATGATCCATTCCTCCCAAGCCGTTGACCACGTTTCATGAGTGTGCCTGTTCGTAAACTCAGAAACGTCGCAAATTGGCCATGACTCGGCACGCCTAGTGTCAACCGTTTTGGCACCCGAATACTGGTCTGAATTGACCACGGTGGCGTGCTT
Coding sequences:
- a CDS encoding Crp/Fnr family transcriptional regulator encodes the protein MNDGILNYRSGDLMSKIGSQRATREYRNKETIYSQGDAANAMFYVESGHVKLTVASTRGKKAVLAILGKGDFFGQCCLVKGARRPTTATSLQSSTVTSVERSTLNDIIQREPEFSSLFVFDLLSRIGRVEEDFTDHLLHSSEMRLARLLLRLSHFGERNAADTAVLHVSQETLAEMVGTTRSRVSYFMNRFRESGLIDYNGSLHVHKALHTFLLCK